TTGATTATTGGCAAATTTTTTTTTATACATATGTATCTTTCACTCGGCCCAGTTCTGCCTCGACCACAGCCAGGCCCAGGCAGAGCCAGCGATGGCCTCGAGCGCCTTCTGCCCACAAGTCCACGACCCCACGTCCCACCCACCTAAAAAAAAACGAACGACCAGGGCACGCTCCTTCCCTGCCCGAGACCCAAACCTAGCTAGCgcctagcgcggcggcggcggcggcggcttacctGGCGGGCGCGAGGTCGCGAGGAccagggcaccaggcgggcgcgggcggcggaagGCTGGGGGCTTGGAGCCTTGGAGGGCGGCGGCTCCAGTGGCGCAGCAAGCGGCGGCTTCACTAGCAGCTCCGGCGGCCACTCCAGTGGCGCGGCGGCTTCAACGGCGGCTACAGCAGGCGACGGCCACAGTCGGGGTTTGGGATTCAGGTGAGACCAACTGACCAAACTTTGAACTTTGATGGGCAGTAGCGTTTTTTCTTCTGTCAAAGTGTCAATTCTTCATGCACAGAAAGGCAGTGACTAATAAGATGCCCAACCGGCTCAGTTTTGTCTAGATTGCTAGAAGATGGAAGGAAAGGGAAAGGGACTAGTAAATCCAAAGAAAAGAGGAAGAGGTAATTTctcatttttctgaaaattttgtaGCAATTTTGAACAGCCTTAAATTCATCCATATTTTAGTGATATATTAATCTTCTCATTGCAGATTTGAAAAAGTATTTTGAAGTGCTTGGTAGTGGCAGCAACTCACAAACAAATCCAAGCACCCGCGAAAGTGTCAATATTTCAGCAAATGTCAATCATCAAGATCAAGTGACTTCCATGGAAGAAGAGCATGAAAATTTGATGCCGACCTAACAAGTGGAAGAACAAACTGCAGATTCGGTCGAAGCTATAGTAGAAGAGAATGTTGAAGTTCACGGGGTTGAAGGTATAACTATTTTTAGTGAAGATTACATAAATGGTGATCCAGGCCTTCGCATTCCACTTGATAGTTTTGCCCCCAACATTAGAGATGATGTTAGATTTGCTTATATCCGAATGGGTGCAACTCAACCAACTAGTTGCACTTCCCCCCCAAATAGAGATGGAAGATGCTTCCGGCCGCAATGGTATAAGGATTTTGAGTGGTTGGAATATAGTGTGGATAAGCGTAAGGCATATTGCTTCTATTGTTATCTTTTTATGCATATGACCGAATGGATGATAAATTTGGGCATGATGTTTTCTCCAAATTGGGTTTTGACTGTTGGAAAAATGCGGTTGCAGCATTCCGTAAACATGTTGGTGGGCCATGTAGCATCCACAATATTTCAAAAACAGCATGTGATGATTTTAAAAATCAAAGGGCAAGTGTGAAAAGTAAAGTTACAACTTATAGCAAAGGTTCACTAGTCAAGTATGAAACTCGTGTGGATACATCTTTGGCCATTGTAAGTTATCTAGCATTGCAAGGTGAACCATTTCGTGGACACGATGAATCCAGTTCTTCTTTGAACAAGGGGAATTTTTTGGAGCTACTTGATTGGGTGAAAGAAAGAATTCCAGAAGTGAAGGTTGCATTTGATGAGCTATGCCCTAAGAATGCCCAAATGACTTccggaaaaattcaaaaaatccttATTTCCCATTGTGCAAATGCGGTCACCAAAGCAATCAAAGAAGAGATGGGTGATTGTCTTTTCTCTGTCCTTATTGATGAGTGTCGTGATATATCGGTGAAAGAACAAATGGTTGTGGTTATTAGGTACGTGTTTAAGCTTTTGAAGTGTCTATGTGCTTTTTGATCATTTTGTTCTATGTGGAGTGGTCAACTAATTATATGACATTTTGTAGGTACTTGAGCAAACAAGGAGAGACTATTGAACGATTTTTAGGTATTAAGCATGTCCCGGACACAACATCTGCTTCTTTAAAGAAGGCATTGTTGGAGGTTTTTGCAAAACACGGTCTGGTTGTTGCGCGACTACGAGGGCAAGGGTATGATGGGGAATCTAATATGAGAGGAGAATTCAATGGCCTTCAGAAGTTAATTCGAGATGAGAACCCATATGCTTTCTATATCCATTGCTTTGCCCACCAACTGCAGTTGGTAGTTGTTGCTGTTTCGAGATGCTGCAAGGGTGTTGAGGATTTTTTTGAATATGTGACCATGATATCTAATCTCAGTACGTCATCTTGCAAGAGGAAGGATAAATTGCTTGACAAGCAAAAACAAGTTCTTTTGGATAAGATTAGGGGAGGTGAGATGCCCACAGGAAAAGGGAAAAATCAAGAAACATCATTGGTCAGACCTGG
The sequence above is drawn from the Triticum aestivum cultivar Chinese Spring chromosome 7A, IWGSC CS RefSeq v2.1, whole genome shotgun sequence genome and encodes:
- the LOC123152884 gene encoding zinc finger MYM-type protein 1-like — its product is MRGEFNGLQKLIRDENPYAFYIHCFAHQLQLVVVAVSRCCKGVEDFFEYVTMISNLSTSSCKRKDKLLDKQKQVLLDKIRGGEMPTGKGKNQETSLVRPGDTRWGSHYTTLSRIESMWDAVIEVLGIVEDDVRVPCRAGGLVHQMETFSFVFILKMMLKILRMTNDLSLLLQKKDQNVVQAMSLVTDVRTRLIN